One segment of Anatilimnocola aggregata DNA contains the following:
- a CDS encoding lactate utilization protein B, translated as MSPSHSTLADGFIKDKERARWHDQTLWFVRHKRDLAAKSLPEWEDLRVAASAIKMHTQQQLADYLELFERQATKLGAKVHWAADAAEHNRIVLEILQSHGVTRLVKSKSMLTEECHLNPHLEKHGIEVIDSDLGERIVQMQGMPPSHIVLPAIHLKKQDIGELFHRELHTEAGASDPKYLAEAARQHLRDKFMRAQAGLTGVNFGIAETGGIVICTNEGNADLGVSLPKLHIACMGIEKLIPRAKDLGVFLRLLARSATGQPITTYSSHFHGPRAGGELHIVLVDNGRSQIRASSDYRRSLNCIRCGACMNTCPVYRRSGGYSYNSTVPGPIGSILSPAMDSAKHYSLPFACSLCGSCTDVCPVKIDLHHQLLTWRGEIGKRNQLPLDKKYGMKLARLVLGTSWLYRLSGWLARKIVPRLPRWMIYNRLNPWGKQRELPMFPAQSFREQLKDRQQHKPQPKSQTSSSHGQS; from the coding sequence ATGAGCCCTTCGCATTCCACGCTGGCCGATGGCTTTATCAAAGACAAAGAACGGGCCCGCTGGCACGATCAGACCCTGTGGTTTGTCCGCCACAAGCGCGACCTGGCTGCAAAGTCCCTGCCAGAATGGGAAGATCTGCGGGTTGCTGCCTCGGCGATCAAAATGCATACGCAGCAGCAACTGGCCGACTATCTCGAACTGTTTGAGCGACAAGCGACCAAACTCGGCGCGAAAGTACATTGGGCTGCCGATGCCGCCGAACACAACCGCATTGTGCTCGAGATTCTGCAGAGCCACGGCGTCACACGGCTGGTGAAGAGCAAATCGATGCTCACCGAAGAGTGCCACCTCAATCCGCACCTAGAAAAACACGGCATCGAAGTCATCGACAGCGACTTGGGCGAACGGATTGTACAGATGCAGGGCATGCCGCCGAGCCATATCGTGCTGCCGGCCATTCACCTGAAAAAGCAGGATATCGGCGAGTTGTTTCATCGCGAGTTGCATACCGAAGCCGGCGCATCTGACCCCAAGTACCTGGCAGAAGCAGCCCGGCAACATTTGCGCGATAAGTTCATGCGGGCCCAGGCTGGGCTGACTGGCGTGAACTTTGGCATTGCCGAAACCGGCGGCATTGTCATCTGCACGAACGAAGGCAACGCGGACCTGGGCGTCTCACTCCCCAAGTTGCACATCGCCTGCATGGGAATCGAAAAGTTGATTCCGCGTGCGAAGGATCTTGGTGTCTTCCTGCGGTTGCTCGCGCGCTCGGCCACAGGCCAGCCGATAACAACTTATTCCTCGCACTTTCATGGCCCGCGCGCTGGTGGGGAGTTGCACATCGTGCTGGTCGATAACGGCCGCTCGCAAATTCGCGCCTCAAGTGATTATCGCCGTTCGCTCAATTGCATTCGCTGCGGAGCATGCATGAATACCTGCCCGGTCTATCGTCGCAGCGGTGGCTATAGCTACAACAGCACCGTTCCCGGCCCGATCGGTTCGATCTTGTCCCCCGCGATGGACAGCGCCAAGCACTACAGCTTGCCGTTTGCTTGCAGTCTGTGCGGTTCGTGTACCGACGTCTGCCCGGTGAAAATCGACTTGCATCATCAACTCCTCACTTGGCGCGGCGAGATCGGCAAGCGAAATCAATTGCCACTCGATAAGAAGTACGGCATGAAGCTCGCCCGCCTTGTGCTCGGCACTTCGTGGCTCTATCGCCTCTCGGGTTGGCTCGCGCGGAAGATTGTCCCGCGGCTGCCACGGTGGATGATCTATAACCGACTCAATCCGTGGGGAAAGCAGCGCGAATTGCCAATGTTCCCGGCGCAAAGTTTTCGTGAACAACTCAAAGATCGCCAGCAGCACAAGCCACAACCCAAGTCCCAGACGAGTAGCAGTCATGGCCAGTCGTGA
- a CDS encoding LutC/YkgG family protein: MASREDILARLRADTLPAQDLPDLAGPWIQYDNVAEQFAKSLTGIGGSCHFVDSLAAAREHLSQLPVFQIAKQVASLVPEITIGNVDEQACDDPHQLETIDFAVVRGEFGVAENGAIWLWDTALRNRALLFITQHLVLVIPAEQIVATMHAAYERLTFDGSPRFGTFIAGPSKTADIEQSLVIGAHGPRSLTVYCVQS, from the coding sequence ATGGCCAGTCGTGAAGATATTCTCGCCCGACTGCGAGCCGATACGCTTCCCGCGCAGGACCTGCCCGATTTGGCCGGCCCGTGGATTCAATACGATAACGTGGCCGAGCAGTTCGCCAAGTCTCTGACCGGTATCGGCGGCAGCTGTCATTTTGTCGACTCGCTCGCCGCGGCGCGCGAACACTTATCGCAGCTGCCTGTCTTTCAAATCGCTAAGCAAGTTGCGTCACTGGTGCCGGAGATTACCATTGGCAACGTCGATGAGCAGGCCTGCGACGATCCGCATCAGCTTGAAACGATCGACTTCGCCGTTGTTCGCGGCGAGTTTGGAGTCGCCGAGAACGGTGCCATTTGGCTGTGGGACACCGCGCTCCGCAATCGCGCGCTGCTGTTTATCACCCAGCACCTGGTCCTGGTGATTCCTGCCGAGCAAATCGTCGCGACCATGCACGCCGCGTACGAGCGACTGACATTCGACGGCTCGCCGCGGTTCGGCACGTTCATTGCCGGCCCGTCGAAGACTGCCGACATCGAGCAATCCCTGGTCATCGGTGCCCACGGTCCGCGGTCCCTCACGGTATATTGTGTGCAGTCGTAA
- the smpB gene encoding SsrA-binding protein SmpB, whose translation MGKGQTKPTKPPPNKAAANKQTGKKAVAPKEPEGKMVSDNRKARFRFEIVDALECGIQLLGSEVKSLRDGKLSLDEAYARVKDGDVWMVGADIAEYKQATIWNHAPKRPRKLLMKKVEKEKFAGLAHEKGLTLVPLKVYFNARGIAKVLLGLCRGKKLHDKRETLKKNDAKRDIDRAIRKRS comes from the coding sequence ATGGGCAAAGGCCAAACCAAACCGACGAAACCACCGCCGAACAAAGCTGCTGCCAATAAGCAGACCGGCAAGAAGGCCGTTGCGCCCAAAGAGCCCGAAGGGAAAATGGTTTCGGACAATCGCAAGGCTCGGTTTCGCTTTGAAATTGTCGATGCACTCGAATGTGGCATCCAACTCCTGGGGAGTGAAGTCAAAAGCCTGCGGGATGGGAAACTCTCGCTAGACGAAGCGTATGCCCGCGTGAAGGATGGCGACGTTTGGATGGTCGGGGCCGACATTGCCGAGTACAAGCAGGCCACCATTTGGAACCACGCTCCCAAACGGCCTCGCAAACTGCTGATGAAGAAGGTCGAGAAGGAAAAGTTCGCTGGACTGGCCCACGAAAAGGGGCTCACGCTAGTTCCGTTGAAGGTGTACTTCAACGCTCGCGGCATCGCCAAAGTGCTGCTCGGACTTTGTCGCGGCAAAAAACTGCACGACAAGCGCGAGACCTTGAAAAAGAACGACGCCAAACGCGATATCGATCGGGCCATTCGCAAGCGGTCTTAG
- a CDS encoding nucleotidyltransferase family protein yields MREEPNHLRAFAIIPAAGESRRMGEPKLLLPLQSKPLIAHTIDAWLTAGLKPLVVVRPNDEALVQVCRERGADVLQPQAPPSEMKVSVQLALQFLDGQFHPGEHDCWLIAPADMPRLSVAIIGRLLQLHCESVASHSTSILVPTIAGKHGHPVLFPWPLSAQVHQLGTNEGVKALLTRNPVREIPCDDLLAQGPQAFADIDTPADYQRFK; encoded by the coding sequence GTGCGCGAGGAACCGAATCACCTGCGCGCTTTTGCCATCATTCCTGCTGCGGGCGAAAGCCGCCGCATGGGCGAGCCGAAGTTGCTTCTGCCGTTGCAGAGTAAACCGCTCATCGCGCACACCATTGATGCGTGGTTAACTGCCGGATTGAAGCCGCTGGTGGTAGTTCGCCCCAACGATGAAGCGCTGGTGCAAGTCTGCCGTGAACGTGGGGCTGACGTATTACAACCGCAAGCACCCCCTTCGGAAATGAAGGTCTCGGTGCAACTGGCTCTTCAGTTTCTCGACGGGCAGTTTCATCCCGGTGAGCACGATTGTTGGCTGATTGCGCCCGCCGATATGCCGCGATTATCGGTGGCAATCATTGGTCGATTACTGCAACTCCATTGCGAGTCGGTCGCCAGTCACTCCACTTCGATTCTTGTTCCTACCATCGCTGGTAAGCATGGGCACCCGGTGCTATTTCCCTGGCCGCTATCGGCTCAGGTCCATCAACTGGGTACTAACGAGGGAGTAAAAGCACTCCTTACTCGCAACCCGGTCCGCGAGATTCCCTGCGACGATCTTCTCGCGCAAGGTCCTCAAGCGTTTGCCGATATCGATACGCCGGCGGATTACCAGCGTTTCAAGTAG
- a CDS encoding XdhC family protein, translated as MRDVVRQLLTALAAGRPAAYCRLVETRGSTPQKAGAVMLVFANGSQAGTLGGGCVEAEVKRRAIALLAEERAELCKFQLDSDYGWDDGLICGGRMLVLIQPITAASGAYFRRLAEMIDAGQGATEAIVYDDSTSGLPAPASYLLDRQGTLLATLNSPTSDLPVSIAQDLKPLEIRPRPYLSAGISYLPVLPRCRLIIVGGGHVGQAVAELATPLDFEVWVVDDRADVVSEARFPHADRRIAGAVDQVLPTLPIDHDTYCLIVTRGHNHDEEALFHVVNRGARYVGLIGSRRKIRLIYDDLLEQGVTREALERVHAPLGIDIGSQTVPEIAVSIAAELVAHRNRDGFIPGRPARVEMAK; from the coding sequence ATGCGCGACGTCGTCCGTCAACTCCTGACCGCTCTTGCTGCGGGGAGGCCTGCCGCCTATTGCCGCCTCGTCGAAACGCGAGGCTCGACGCCGCAAAAAGCTGGCGCGGTGATGCTCGTTTTTGCCAATGGTTCACAAGCGGGTACGCTGGGCGGCGGTTGTGTCGAGGCGGAAGTGAAACGCCGCGCGATCGCGCTGCTGGCCGAAGAGCGAGCCGAGTTGTGCAAGTTTCAACTCGACAGCGACTACGGCTGGGACGATGGACTGATTTGTGGCGGCCGGATGTTGGTGCTGATTCAGCCTATCACAGCTGCCTCAGGCGCATACTTTCGGCGCCTGGCCGAAATGATCGATGCAGGCCAAGGAGCAACTGAAGCGATCGTCTACGACGACAGTACCTCGGGTCTGCCAGCGCCGGCCAGTTACCTGCTCGATCGCCAAGGGACTTTGCTCGCTACGTTAAATTCGCCCACTAGCGATTTGCCCGTCTCGATTGCGCAGGATCTCAAGCCGCTGGAAATTCGTCCGCGGCCTTATCTTTCCGCAGGCATTTCGTATTTGCCCGTCCTTCCTCGCTGCCGCTTGATTATTGTGGGGGGCGGTCACGTCGGCCAGGCGGTCGCGGAACTTGCCACGCCGCTCGATTTTGAAGTTTGGGTGGTCGATGATCGGGCCGATGTCGTCAGCGAAGCTCGTTTTCCGCATGCCGACCGGCGAATTGCCGGCGCGGTCGATCAGGTATTGCCGACGCTCCCCATCGATCACGACACTTACTGCCTGATCGTCACGCGCGGGCACAATCACGATGAAGAGGCTCTGTTTCACGTCGTCAATCGCGGCGCGAGGTATGTTGGATTGATCGGCAGCCGGCGAAAAATCCGCCTCATCTACGATGACTTGCTCGAGCAGGGTGTCACGCGCGAGGCGCTGGAGCGCGTGCATGCTCCGCTGGGCATTGATATTGGGTCGCAAACGGTTCCCGAGATTGCCGTGAGCATTGCTGCGGAACTGGTCGCGCACCGCAATCGAGACGGTTTTATTCCCGGCCGGCCTGCACGGGTCGAAATGGCGAAGTGA
- a CDS encoding putative quinol monooxygenase yields the protein MLATIELHSGKRNDFLDEFHKIVAPVRAESGCIEYFPATDHATNLPAQSPARADTVVVVEKWESIEHLEAHLIAPHMMSYRPRVKDFVKSVSLQILSPA from the coding sequence GTGTTAGCCACCATTGAGTTGCATTCCGGCAAGCGTAACGACTTCCTCGACGAGTTTCATAAGATCGTCGCGCCCGTGCGTGCTGAAAGCGGCTGCATCGAGTATTTTCCCGCCACCGATCATGCCACGAACTTGCCCGCGCAATCTCCCGCGCGGGCAGACACGGTAGTGGTTGTCGAAAAGTGGGAAAGCATCGAGCACCTCGAAGCTCACCTGATCGCGCCGCACATGATGTCTTATCGTCCGCGAGTGAAAGACTTCGTCAAAAGCGTCTCACTGCAAATCCTCAGCCCAGCCTAA
- the tsaE gene encoding tRNA (adenosine(37)-N6)-threonylcarbamoyltransferase complex ATPase subunit type 1 TsaE: protein MNEFVFTAQSLADTDLLAQLLATVLPQRATIALCGTLGAGKTRLVQGLAAAAGIDPATVTSPTFVLCQQYNGQRRLYHLDAYRLHDVDEFRELGTEELYDEPALTIIEWADKIEPALPDSYLLIRIEVTGETSREFHIRAVGDELRNVPSLLQQQLT from the coding sequence TTGAACGAGTTCGTTTTCACTGCGCAGTCGTTGGCTGATACCGACTTGCTTGCTCAGTTGCTTGCTACCGTATTACCGCAGCGTGCGACGATTGCGCTATGCGGAACACTAGGCGCCGGCAAGACGCGACTTGTGCAGGGATTGGCTGCAGCGGCGGGAATTGATCCGGCGACGGTCACCAGCCCGACGTTTGTCCTTTGTCAGCAATACAACGGCCAGCGGCGACTCTATCATCTCGATGCCTACCGTTTGCACGATGTCGACGAGTTTCGCGAACTAGGCACCGAAGAACTGTATGATGAGCCAGCTTTGACCATCATCGAATGGGCCGATAAGATCGAGCCCGCACTTCCCGATTCGTATTTGCTCATTCGCATCGAAGTCACTGGCGAAACAAGCCGCGAGTTTCACATCAGGGCGGTTGGCGATGAATTGAGAAATGTCCCTTCGCTCTTGCAGCAACAGTTGACGTGA
- the thiL gene encoding thiamine-phosphate kinase: protein MELNFLRWLQEQMPNSAKIPLGIGDDAALLAQQTGQQTVVTTDMLMDGTDFVLSECGAFAAGRKAMAVNLSDLAAMGAKPVAAFISLAIPRGSGNDETLNLAQQLMQGLLPLAAEFECAIAGGDTNSWHGRLVICVTAIGEVVDGKAWRRSGAQPGDAILVTGSFGGSILGRHLSFSPRLRESHLLQSHHAQVHAAIDVSDGLSLDLSRICAASSCGAIIEVAKIPLSPAAHELAEKGNSQQTALDHALADGEDFELILAVPPGEAARLLREQPLAVPLTQIGWFTAEQGLQQQLASGELLTLQPRGYEH, encoded by the coding sequence ATGGAACTCAACTTTCTTCGCTGGCTGCAAGAGCAGATGCCGAACTCGGCGAAGATACCGCTCGGCATCGGCGACGACGCTGCTCTACTCGCGCAGCAAACCGGTCAACAGACGGTGGTCACCACGGACATGCTGATGGACGGCACCGACTTTGTGCTTTCCGAATGCGGAGCTTTTGCCGCGGGACGCAAAGCGATGGCAGTAAATCTCAGCGATTTGGCCGCCATGGGAGCCAAGCCCGTCGCAGCCTTCATCTCGCTGGCCATTCCCCGTGGCTCTGGCAACGATGAAACATTGAACCTCGCCCAGCAGTTGATGCAGGGTCTGCTCCCTCTCGCCGCCGAGTTTGAATGTGCAATCGCGGGTGGCGACACGAACAGTTGGCACGGCCGATTGGTCATCTGTGTGACTGCGATCGGCGAGGTTGTAGACGGCAAAGCCTGGCGAAGGAGCGGCGCTCAGCCCGGCGATGCGATCCTCGTCACCGGTTCGTTTGGCGGCAGCATCCTCGGCCGACATCTTTCATTTTCACCGCGACTGCGAGAATCGCACTTGTTGCAATCGCATCACGCGCAGGTTCACGCAGCCATCGATGTGAGCGACGGCTTATCGCTCGATCTGTCGCGCATCTGCGCGGCCAGTAGTTGCGGCGCGATTATTGAAGTAGCCAAGATCCCCTTGTCACCGGCAGCCCATGAACTGGCTGAAAAAGGTAATTCGCAGCAAACGGCACTCGATCACGCGCTAGCCGACGGCGAGGACTTCGAACTGATTCTGGCGGTCCCCCCGGGCGAAGCAGCGCGGCTCTTGCGTGAACAACCACTCGCGGTACCGCTGACGCAAATCGGCTGGTTCACTGCCGAGCAGGGACTTCAGCAGCAGTTGGCCAGCGGTGAGCTCCTCACCTTACAGCCGCGGGGGTACGAACATTGA
- a CDS encoding PP2C family protein-serine/threonine phosphatase has translation MAFDCGVQTASLTNVGMRRSVNQDSYCLIVADTAELWRQRGHFLMVADGMGAHAAGELASKMAVENTPYLYNRYLELSPPEALEKALRESNTQIHSRGSANTDFHGMGTTASALVILPQGAIAAHVGDSRIYRLRGNQLNQLSFDHSLQWELRASGQLTEGSELAAAVPKNVITRSLGPNVNVKVDLEGPHPIEMGDVFLLCSDGLTGRVDDPELGTIMGCLPPHEAVKTLVDLANLRGGPDNITVLIAKVVGNEAVTAAAQAPPLTLGGKKELKPVHPGVWVATGVCALATAFLLLRGLYPLAGLAAVCSVIAAIVGVVKLYSGYSSGTQLAGNRRLGKGPYTNTPCGPSPAFFTKLEQTAGELKQVAVDGNYNVDWAEYGELQRKSVAARQANPVDSVRQLCKSITFLMNELRTQHDRKTSDSTIKY, from the coding sequence GTGGCCTTTGATTGCGGCGTACAGACCGCTTCGTTGACGAACGTCGGAATGCGGCGGTCGGTGAATCAGGATTCGTATTGCCTGATCGTCGCCGATACCGCCGAACTCTGGCGGCAGCGAGGCCATTTCCTCATGGTGGCAGACGGAATGGGCGCGCATGCGGCTGGCGAGTTGGCCAGCAAGATGGCCGTTGAAAATACGCCCTACCTCTACAACAGATACCTGGAACTTTCGCCGCCTGAAGCGCTCGAGAAGGCGCTTCGCGAGAGTAACACGCAGATTCACAGTCGCGGCTCGGCGAATACCGATTTTCACGGCATGGGTACTACGGCCAGCGCGCTGGTCATCTTGCCGCAGGGTGCAATTGCCGCACATGTAGGCGATAGCCGCATCTATCGCCTGCGCGGCAATCAATTGAATCAACTTTCGTTCGACCACAGCCTGCAGTGGGAACTGCGTGCCTCGGGTCAATTGACCGAAGGAAGCGAATTGGCGGCCGCGGTCCCGAAGAACGTAATCACGCGTTCGCTCGGTCCGAATGTCAATGTGAAAGTCGATCTCGAAGGTCCGCACCCGATCGAAATGGGCGATGTCTTTCTGCTCTGCAGCGACGGACTCACGGGACGCGTTGACGATCCAGAACTCGGGACCATCATGGGTTGCTTGCCGCCCCACGAAGCGGTGAAGACGCTCGTCGACCTGGCCAATCTCCGCGGTGGTCCAGACAATATTACGGTGTTGATTGCCAAAGTAGTCGGCAACGAAGCCGTAACGGCTGCCGCGCAAGCTCCTCCACTCACACTCGGTGGCAAAAAGGAATTGAAGCCGGTGCATCCGGGGGTCTGGGTGGCAACTGGTGTCTGTGCCTTAGCGACAGCTTTTCTTTTGCTGCGAGGTTTGTATCCGCTCGCAGGTTTAGCTGCCGTTTGCTCGGTGATTGCTGCCATTGTCGGCGTGGTAAAACTCTATAGTGGTTACAGCAGCGGGACACAACTCGCTGGCAATCGCCGGCTCGGTAAAGGACCATACACGAACACTCCCTGCGGTCCTTCGCCGGCGTTCTTTACCAAGCTGGAACAAACAGCAGGCGAGTTGAAACAAGTTGCCGTCGATGGCAACTACAACGTCGACTGGGCCGAGTACGGAGAACTGCAACGGAAGTCGGTGGCCGCGCGCCAGGCCAATCCGGTCGATTCGGTTCGTCAGTTGTGTAAGTCAATCACGTTCTTGATGAACGAACTCCGCACGCAGCACGATCGTAAGACCAGCGACTCGACGATTAAGTACTAA
- a CDS encoding sugar phosphate nucleotidyltransferase encodes MTSVTAVVLAAGMGTRMKSDLPKVLCPVLGRPMIEYVLDALTAAGVSRVIAVIGYRADDVRQTLAARTNIEYVLQTERLGTGHAVKMARENLQGVTGPVVIVAGDSPMLQSQSVKKLLDHAAAHRPACLLGTLHKDNPQGLGRIVRDASGEFWGIVEEKDATDEQRKITEVNMSTYVFDAPELLHALDQLKNENRQQEYYLTDCPGILLREGKRVEALPVLDPCESLSINTPEELHAVEQQMLKMR; translated from the coding sequence ATGACATCAGTGACTGCCGTCGTCTTGGCTGCCGGAATGGGCACCCGGATGAAATCGGATCTTCCCAAGGTTCTTTGCCCGGTGTTGGGCAGGCCGATGATTGAATACGTCCTCGATGCGTTGACGGCGGCTGGCGTCAGTCGCGTGATCGCCGTGATTGGCTACCGGGCCGACGACGTGCGGCAGACCCTCGCAGCACGAACAAACATCGAGTACGTGCTGCAGACCGAGCGTCTGGGGACCGGCCATGCCGTGAAGATGGCGCGCGAGAACCTGCAAGGAGTGACAGGGCCCGTCGTGATTGTTGCCGGCGATTCACCCATGCTGCAAAGCCAGTCGGTGAAGAAGCTGCTCGATCATGCCGCTGCGCATCGCCCCGCCTGCTTGCTCGGCACGTTGCACAAAGACAATCCGCAAGGTCTCGGTCGCATTGTGCGCGATGCCAGTGGCGAGTTCTGGGGCATTGTCGAAGAGAAAGACGCCACCGACGAGCAGCGGAAGATTACCGAAGTCAACATGAGCACCTACGTGTTCGATGCTCCGGAGCTCTTGCACGCACTAGATCAGTTGAAAAACGAAAACCGGCAGCAGGAATACTACCTGACCGATTGTCCGGGTATCTTGCTGCGTGAAGGAAAGCGGGTCGAGGCGCTGCCCGTTCTCGACCCGTGCGAATCACTGAGCATTAATACTCCCGAAGAGCTGCATGCCGTCGAACAGCAAATGCTGAAAATGAGATAA
- a CDS encoding PQQ-binding-like beta-propeller repeat protein — MRFSAICFVSLLSILLAFVASDLHRASAEDWPQWRGTNRDGVWHETGLVEKFAAAELPIKWRAKIGAGYSGPTIAAGKVYVTDRVPDRSNPQERVHCFDEKTGEPVWSIAYPCEYGKVGYAAGPRAAVTIHAGKAYALGATGWLHCLDAATGKILWKRDLETDYQIEMPIWGITAAPLVEGDLLLLHIGGKDGACIVAVNKDTGADVWRALNDRGQYSTPLVVNQGGKRVAICWTGDSVTGLDVKDGKTQWSQPWKPRNMPIGVATPVIEGDRVFFTSFYDGSLLLKLDRPTATAEKLWHVIGRDEKNTDALHSIISTPVFENGYIYGVDSYGELRCLDAKTGDRVWEDTTAVPKARWSTIHFVKNGDRYFLFNERGELIIAKLSPQGYHEISRAKLIEPTLEQLRQRGGVCWSHPGYANKCVFARNDNELVCASLAKE; from the coding sequence ATGCGATTCTCCGCGATTTGCTTCGTTTCCCTACTCAGCATCCTGTTGGCCTTCGTCGCTAGTGATTTGCACCGTGCGAGTGCTGAAGATTGGCCACAGTGGCGCGGAACGAATCGCGATGGCGTGTGGCATGAAACGGGACTGGTCGAGAAGTTCGCTGCAGCTGAGCTGCCGATTAAGTGGCGGGCGAAGATCGGCGCGGGCTACAGCGGGCCAACGATCGCTGCCGGGAAAGTCTATGTGACCGATCGCGTCCCCGATCGCAGCAATCCGCAGGAGCGGGTTCATTGCTTCGACGAGAAGACCGGCGAGCCCGTCTGGTCGATCGCTTATCCATGCGAATATGGCAAGGTTGGTTACGCCGCTGGTCCGCGGGCCGCCGTCACGATTCACGCCGGCAAAGCTTATGCACTGGGTGCGACCGGTTGGCTCCACTGCCTGGATGCGGCAACCGGCAAGATTCTCTGGAAGCGAGATTTGGAGACCGACTATCAGATCGAGATGCCAATCTGGGGCATCACGGCAGCTCCGCTCGTCGAGGGCGATTTGCTCCTGTTGCACATTGGCGGCAAAGATGGCGCGTGCATCGTGGCGGTAAACAAAGACACCGGAGCTGACGTTTGGCGGGCGCTCAACGATCGCGGTCAGTATTCGACACCACTGGTCGTCAACCAAGGGGGCAAGCGAGTTGCCATCTGCTGGACCGGCGACAGTGTCACCGGCCTGGATGTGAAAGATGGCAAGACGCAATGGAGCCAGCCCTGGAAGCCGCGGAACATGCCCATTGGCGTGGCGACGCCGGTGATTGAAGGGGACCGCGTCTTTTTCACTTCGTTCTACGATGGTTCGCTACTACTGAAGCTCGATCGGCCAACGGCAACCGCTGAAAAGCTATGGCACGTGATTGGTCGCGACGAAAAAAACACCGACGCCCTCCACTCCATCATCAGCACGCCGGTCTTTGAGAATGGCTACATCTACGGAGTCGATAGTTACGGCGAACTTCGCTGCCTCGATGCCAAAACCGGTGACCGCGTGTGGGAAGATACCACCGCCGTCCCCAAGGCCCGCTGGAGCACGATCCACTTCGTGAAGAATGGCGACCGCTATTTCCTCTTCAACGAACGGGGCGAATTGATCATCGCCAAACTGTCGCCGCAGGGCTACCACGAAATCAGCCGCGCGAAGCTGATTGAACCGACGCTCGAGCAACTCCGCCAGCGCGGCGGTGTCTGCTGGTCGCATCCTGGCTACGCCAACAAGTGCGTCTTTGCTCGCAACGACAACGAACTCGTCTGCGCAAGCCTGGCGAAGGAGTGA